The following are from one region of the Geitlerinema sp. PCC 9228 genome:
- a CDS encoding tetratricopeptide repeat protein → MSEYQHTESAIESHNQTVYQRLQLALNLRLRRQLFIAVCDDPQQQHIFAARLHAELNQQPLAFAVGGPDNSNHATNGTSTSPTASHFPTQPPYPHWVSLKLNLKRPCPIAQIERWLRKHPPPALPAPGFQVLGIEQLTRQPATRQWRFLESIRQLNLGRLPAEASVLLWLSPPWFRTLGGIEEFWHACTGIFEFNSHPPSDRDFEFVEEKQPSSPTDLAEKIEILFPQSPNPSPTTTTSPLKNVPTQLLEQVKSVAPESVLALLPTDLQTAISQYEPLQYLYEINQLHESGATGAEKAHAYLKVGDFYRSHLENSDPSAAPYTEIVLLAYTQAWTLLPSYAPRYWVLANDIGTLYWRLARTTTARETKIAYLQQAVNFFTTATTIIPTTESSDTWYMVQSNLGAIYGELGQTCQSAEYWQQAIDAYEQAQQVGLLAAGTDSEDAQKQQARLQWATTQNNLGTAYWHFAQYRDPVDCLCQAIAAYQQALQVYTPDTEPLHYAMLQNNLGTAYWNLAQYEKPEDNLLLAVSAYRRALNHRTRDTVPHQCAATQNNLGTAYWHLAYRESSHTLSVAEYWQQAIAAYEATLELTSQLADGVPLSFDILATHNNLALAYYQLQGSTHTHLSTETQQNYLQKALYHHLQAWQGYAQQPELRASTFRFLLQTIRACHEQFGVEGQNQALSQVPPQLLPEILANL, encoded by the coding sequence GTGAGCGAATACCAGCACACCGAAAGTGCCATTGAAAGTCACAACCAGACCGTTTACCAGCGCCTGCAACTTGCCCTAAACTTAAGGTTGCGCCGCCAACTTTTTATCGCCGTGTGCGACGACCCCCAACAACAACATATTTTCGCAGCACGCTTGCATGCCGAGCTCAACCAGCAACCTCTCGCTTTTGCTGTCGGCGGCCCTGACAACAGTAACCACGCAACCAACGGCACTTCTACTTCACCCACCGCCAGTCATTTTCCCACACAACCGCCCTATCCCCACTGGGTAAGCTTGAAGTTAAACCTCAAACGCCCTTGCCCCATCGCTCAAATCGAACGCTGGTTGCGCAAACATCCCCCGCCAGCCCTTCCCGCACCGGGATTTCAAGTTTTGGGAATAGAACAGCTCACTCGCCAACCAGCCACGCGACAGTGGCGTTTCCTGGAAAGCATCCGCCAGTTGAATTTAGGGCGCTTGCCAGCAGAAGCCAGCGTCTTGCTTTGGTTGTCTCCCCCTTGGTTTCGCACCCTTGGGGGTATTGAGGAATTTTGGCACGCCTGTACGGGAATCTTCGAGTTTAACAGCCATCCCCCCAGCGATCGCGACTTCGAGTTCGTCGAGGAAAAGCAACCATCCTCACCCACCGACCTAGCCGAAAAAATCGAAATCTTATTTCCCCAATCCCCGAATCCATCTCCTACCACTACCACCTCCCCCTTAAAAAACGTTCCCACCCAACTGTTAGAACAGGTCAAATCCGTCGCCCCAGAATCAGTCCTCGCCTTACTCCCCACCGACCTACAAACCGCCATTTCCCAATACGAACCCCTCCAGTATCTCTACGAAATCAACCAACTTCACGAAAGCGGTGCCACAGGAGCCGAAAAAGCCCATGCCTACTTAAAAGTCGGCGACTTTTACCGCAGCCATCTAGAAAACTCAGACCCCTCTGCTGCCCCATACACCGAAATCGTACTGCTGGCCTACACCCAAGCTTGGACGTTGCTTCCTAGTTACGCACCGCGCTACTGGGTTCTCGCCAATGACATCGGTACTCTCTACTGGAGGCTGGCACGTACCACCACTGCTAGGGAAACCAAAATCGCCTACCTCCAACAGGCAGTTAATTTTTTCACCACAGCCACCACCATCATCCCAACCACCGAATCCTCCGATACCTGGTACATGGTACAAAGCAACTTGGGGGCCATCTACGGGGAGTTGGGACAAACTTGCCAAAGTGCCGAATACTGGCAGCAAGCCATTGATGCCTACGAACAAGCCCAGCAAGTTGGTCTTCTTGCCGCAGGCACAGACAGCGAAGATGCCCAGAAACAGCAAGCGCGCCTGCAATGGGCAACGACGCAAAATAATTTGGGTACTGCCTACTGGCATTTTGCTCAGTATCGCGATCCGGTTGATTGCCTGTGCCAAGCGATCGCAGCTTACCAACAGGCATTGCAGGTCTATACTCCCGACACCGAACCCCTGCACTATGCCATGCTGCAAAACAATCTCGGCACGGCTTACTGGAACCTTGCCCAATACGAAAAGCCAGAAGACAATCTGCTGCTAGCAGTCAGCGCCTATCGCCGAGCGCTCAACCACCGCACCCGGGATACAGTTCCCCACCAATGCGCCGCCACGCAAAACAATCTCGGCACGGCTTACTGGCATTTAGCCTATCGGGAAAGCTCCCATACCCTCTCTGTTGCAGAATACTGGCAGCAAGCGATCGCGGCTTACGAAGCCACCCTAGAACTGACCTCCCAACTGGCCGATGGCGTTCCCCTCTCCTTTGATATTTTGGCAACCCACAATAATTTAGCTTTGGCGTACTACCAACTACAGGGTTCTACCCACACCCACCTATCTACCGAAACCCAGCAAAATTACTTGCAAAAAGCCTTGTACCACCACCTCCAGGCTTGGCAGGGATACGCGCAGCAACCCGAATTGCGTGCCAGTACCTTCCGATTTTTATTGCAAACTATTCGCGCCTGCCACGAACAATTTGGCGTCGAAGGGCAAAACCAGGCACTCTCGCAAGTCCCTCCCCAGCTGCTACCGGAGATTTTAGCCAATTTGTAG
- a CDS encoding chlorophyll A-B binding protein: MEDNTNRNAWNWGFTAGAENWNGRLAMIGFISALAVELITGQGVLHFLGVM, translated from the coding sequence ATGGAAGACAACACCAATCGCAACGCCTGGAACTGGGGCTTTACCGCCGGTGCTGAAAATTGGAACGGACGTTTGGCTATGATTGGCTTCATTTCCGCTCTAGCTGTAGAACTGATTACCGGTCAAGGCGTTCTCCATTTCTTGGGCGTTATGTAG
- the hisB gene encoding imidazoleglycerol-phosphate dehydratase HisB → MRTQDPKQQSTDFSPANGDGNETAPEKRYACVRRTTKETDVTASIALDGRGNCTVDTGIPFLDHMLHQLASHGLFDLDVRAQGDTEIDDHHTNEDVGIALGQALWQALGDRQGIVRFGHFLAPLDEALVQVSLDLSGRAHVSYGLTIPTQRVGTYDTQLVREFFIAIAHNSLMTLHLRQLDGINSHHIIEATFKAFARSLRMAVEIDPRRADIIPSSKGVL, encoded by the coding sequence ATGCGAACTCAAGACCCCAAGCAACAGAGTACTGATTTCTCCCCAGCCAACGGCGACGGCAACGAGACAGCACCGGAAAAACGCTATGCCTGCGTCCGCCGCACTACCAAAGAAACCGATGTCACCGCCAGCATTGCCCTCGACGGTAGGGGGAACTGTACTGTAGATACTGGCATCCCCTTTTTGGACCACATGCTGCACCAACTGGCTTCCCACGGGTTGTTTGACCTGGACGTACGCGCCCAAGGAGACACCGAAATTGACGACCACCACACCAACGAGGATGTGGGCATTGCATTGGGACAGGCTTTGTGGCAGGCTCTCGGCGATCGCCAAGGCATCGTCCGTTTCGGTCATTTTCTCGCCCCTTTAGACGAAGCTTTGGTCCAAGTATCCCTCGATTTATCCGGACGCGCCCACGTAAGCTACGGTTTGACCATTCCCACCCAGCGGGTTGGTACCTACGACACCCAACTGGTGCGCGAATTTTTCATCGCGATCGCCCACAATAGCCTCATGACCCTGCACCTACGCCAGCTAGACGGCATCAACTCCCACCATATTATCGAAGCCACCTTCAAAGCCTTTGCCCGTTCCTTGCGCATGGCCGTAGAAATCGACCCGAGACGGGCCGATATTATCCCCAGTTCTAAAGGCGTTTTGTAG
- a CDS encoding DUF1295 domain-containing protein, which yields MQTPATQSSQFTQLQAINLAKIITIFLLGGFAIAFGIAGVRQVIYLCLHVGYCVWWLLEQWIYPERRRVIFGEPINTLGFLFVLLFVGIFYTLPGFLAFTNPEPISLTAIAVGLPLYYFGSLINTSADVQKLTAKQQGVGLVSNGIWRLARHINYLGDLLRYLSFSVIAGSLWAYLVPAAVALLYGQRIQMRERALQEKYEDYLEYQKRSKQLIPFIW from the coding sequence GTGCAAACGCCTGCAACTCAGTCTTCCCAATTCACGCAACTGCAAGCCATTAACCTGGCCAAGATAATTACCATTTTTCTGTTAGGTGGCTTTGCGATCGCGTTTGGCATTGCCGGGGTACGTCAAGTGATTTATCTGTGCCTGCATGTAGGATATTGCGTTTGGTGGTTGCTAGAGCAGTGGATTTATCCCGAAAGGCGGCGCGTCATCTTTGGCGAACCCATCAATACCTTAGGCTTTTTGTTCGTACTTCTGTTTGTGGGAATTTTTTATACCCTGCCTGGCTTTCTTGCCTTTACCAATCCCGAGCCTATTTCCCTAACTGCGATCGCTGTGGGTTTGCCCCTGTACTATTTTGGCAGTCTTATCAACACCAGTGCCGACGTGCAAAAACTCACCGCCAAGCAACAAGGTGTGGGTTTGGTCAGCAATGGTATTTGGCGCTTAGCCCGCCACATTAACTATTTGGGAGATTTGCTGCGCTACTTGAGCTTTAGCGTCATTGCCGGTTCCCTGTGGGCTTATCTCGTACCGGCAGCGGTGGCGCTCTTATACGGGCAGCGCATACAAATGAGGGAACGTGCCCTGCAAGAAAAATACGAAGATTATCTCGAATACCAGAAAAGGAGCAAGCAACTCATTCCTTTTATCTGGTAG
- a CDS encoding hemolysin family protein has translation MSDPHPRDKKPDPVRWGTASFMLRMAVPAVVVVAAVGGGASPDSATPLGQTDVLWRVLSVILLIALNAFFVAAEFSIVSVRRSRIQQLVKAGDVRAKTVQDLQRTIDRLLSTTQLGITLSSLALGWIGERTVAVLVARGLMEFPLPDTTSHVLAHSLSIPIGFFLVAYLQIVLGELCPKSVAMLYAEQLAKVLGPPSLAIARFFNPFIWVLNQSTRLLLRLLGIRYTGGGWHNRVTPEELQLIIATERESTGLEAEERELLSNVFKFSDVSAAEVMVPRTNIIALPCQATVQQLLQEVAVSGHSRYPAIGDSLDDVRGIIDFKELAAPLAEGTLDLSCPIESWMKPARFVPEYTYLSELLPLMQRLRTTYPSHGDRRRTHQEMAIVVDEFGGTAGLLTIDDLVAQIIGGSDVDSNESSQVRILDEQTFLVQAQTNLEDVNEILNLDFPLTDEYQTLGGFTIYQLQKIPAIGDTLCYKNLQLRVVSAEGPRLQEIEIQRLEPPPNEEVDEGADLLSQTETEEPSESPLDVDASPLSGDSSAAENNTTSEKNEKGDRI, from the coding sequence ATGAGCGACCCTCACCCACGCGATAAGAAACCAGATCCCGTTCGCTGGGGAACTGCCTCTTTCATGTTACGCATGGCGGTTCCCGCAGTGGTGGTGGTGGCTGCGGTTGGGGGAGGTGCCTCTCCCGATAGCGCCACGCCTCTAGGACAAACCGATGTTTTGTGGCGGGTTCTATCCGTCATTTTGTTAATTGCCCTCAATGCCTTTTTTGTAGCGGCAGAATTTTCCATTGTTTCGGTGCGGCGATCGCGCATCCAGCAGTTAGTGAAAGCTGGCGACGTCCGTGCCAAAACCGTTCAGGATTTGCAGCGGACCATCGACCGACTGCTCTCCACCACCCAACTGGGCATTACCCTGTCGAGTTTGGCTTTGGGATGGATTGGCGAACGGACAGTGGCGGTTTTGGTGGCGCGCGGTTTGATGGAATTTCCGCTGCCGGATACCACCAGCCACGTACTTGCCCATTCCCTGTCGATTCCCATTGGGTTTTTTTTGGTAGCTTACCTGCAAATCGTTTTGGGGGAATTGTGTCCCAAATCAGTGGCCATGCTTTACGCCGAGCAGCTGGCGAAGGTTTTGGGACCCCCCAGTTTAGCGATCGCGCGCTTTTTCAATCCGTTTATTTGGGTTCTCAACCAATCCACCCGCCTGTTGCTGCGCCTACTGGGGATTCGCTATACAGGTGGGGGATGGCACAACCGAGTGACTCCCGAAGAGCTGCAGCTGATTATTGCCACCGAACGAGAGTCCACTGGTCTGGAAGCTGAAGAACGGGAACTGCTCAGCAATGTGTTTAAATTCAGCGATGTTTCGGCGGCAGAAGTGATGGTGCCGCGCACCAATATTATTGCCCTTCCCTGCCAAGCCACCGTGCAGCAATTGTTGCAAGAAGTTGCTGTTTCCGGTCATTCGCGCTATCCAGCCATTGGCGATTCCCTTGACGACGTACGCGGGATTATTGATTTTAAAGAACTGGCAGCTCCCCTGGCGGAGGGGACTTTAGATTTATCCTGCCCCATTGAAAGTTGGATGAAACCAGCACGTTTTGTGCCGGAGTATACTTATCTTAGCGAGCTGTTGCCTTTAATGCAGCGTTTGCGCACCACCTATCCCTCCCACGGCGATCGCCGCCGTACCCATCAAGAAATGGCCATTGTGGTGGATGAATTTGGAGGAACTGCTGGTTTGCTCACCATTGACGATTTGGTGGCGCAAATTATTGGTGGCTCTGATGTGGATAGTAACGAATCCTCCCAAGTACGGATTTTAGACGAGCAGACGTTTTTGGTGCAGGCACAAACCAATCTTGAAGATGTTAACGAAATTTTAAATCTGGATTTTCCGCTGACAGATGAGTACCAAACCTTAGGTGGTTTTACAATCTATCAGTTGCAAAAAATCCCCGCCATCGGCGATACCCTCTGCTATAAAAATTTACAGCTGCGGGTTGTTTCTGCAGAAGGACCGCGCTTGCAAGAAATTGAAATTCAGCGGCTAGAACCACCCCCCAACGAGGAGGTCGATGAGGGGGCAGATTTGTTATCCCAAACCGAAACGGAAGAACCATCGGAATCCCCCCTGGATGTGGATGCTTCCCCCTTGAGTGGAGATAGTTCCGCCGCGGAGAACAACACAACTTCAGAAAAAAATGAAAAAGGCGATCGCATATAG
- the pyrE gene encoding orotate phosphoribosyltransferase: MNAPTYQGASQLLQHLATANQEQLQAQLLDLFCQLAYQEGDFTLSSGQRSSYYINGKQVTLHPVGALVVGRLLFSMLPPQTQAVAGLTLGADPLVSSVSVISALENQPIPGLIVRKEPKGHGTQAYIEGPSLETGSSVVVLEDVVTTGSSALKAAQRLRDAGYRVSHVLALVDREQGGSELYPQHGLSFSAALTLSQIQQRSQTNLQSNNS, translated from the coding sequence ATGAATGCACCCACCTACCAAGGAGCCAGCCAATTGCTCCAACATCTCGCAACAGCAAACCAGGAACAACTACAAGCCCAACTGCTGGATTTATTTTGCCAGCTTGCCTACCAAGAAGGCGATTTTACCCTCTCTTCGGGACAGCGCAGTTCCTACTATATTAATGGCAAGCAAGTCACCCTGCATCCGGTGGGAGCTTTGGTGGTCGGACGGTTGTTATTCTCCATGCTCCCCCCGCAAACGCAAGCTGTGGCTGGTTTAACGTTGGGTGCCGATCCCTTGGTGAGCAGCGTTAGTGTTATTTCTGCTTTGGAAAACCAACCTATTCCGGGTTTAATTGTACGTAAAGAACCCAAAGGTCACGGTACGCAAGCTTATATTGAAGGACCTTCCCTAGAAACCGGCAGTTCGGTCGTGGTGCTGGAAGATGTGGTGACGACGGGGAGTTCGGCTTTAAAAGCAGCACAACGACTGCGAGATGCTGGCTATCGGGTGAGCCACGTTTTGGCTTTGGTGGACCGGGAACAGGGAGGAAGCGAACTCTACCCACAGCATGGATTGAGTTTTAGCGCTGCGTTAACCCTCTCGCAAATCCAACAACGGTCCCAAACCAATCTGCAAAGCAACAATTCCTAA
- a CDS encoding YqiA/YcfP family alpha/beta fold hydrolase, with amino-acid sequence MYIYLHGFASGPQSRKARYLSDRFADWGYPLTIPDLNQGDFYHLTLTRQLQQVAALLPQSPQTATLIGSSFGGLTAAWLAEKYPQVRQIILLAPAFQFLDCWLPTLSPKDRHTWQTEGKLSVYHHAYQQPLPLHHRFLTDLRSYRESQLQRPVPTLLLHGRHDEVISIEVSRQFAKTRSWVTLQELDSDHALVNVLPEIWQATREFCQRQAPSQPNIC; translated from the coding sequence ATGTACATTTACCTGCACGGATTTGCCTCTGGTCCTCAATCGCGCAAAGCCCGCTACCTAAGCGATCGCTTTGCCGATTGGGGATACCCCCTCACCATCCCCGACCTCAACCAAGGAGATTTCTACCACCTCACCCTCACCCGCCAACTACAACAAGTTGCTGCTCTCCTGCCGCAGTCCCCTCAAACCGCCACCCTCATTGGTTCAAGTTTCGGCGGTCTTACAGCCGCTTGGCTAGCCGAAAAATACCCGCAAGTGCGTCAAATTATCCTCCTCGCCCCCGCCTTTCAATTTTTAGATTGCTGGCTGCCCACCTTATCACCAAAAGACCGACACACTTGGCAAACAGAAGGGAAACTTTCCGTCTACCACCACGCCTACCAACAACCCCTTCCGCTCCATCACCGCTTTCTCACGGATTTGCGTTCATACCGCGAATCCCAACTGCAACGTCCAGTTCCCACCCTATTGCTGCACGGTCGCCACGACGAAGTCATTTCCATAGAAGTCAGCCGCCAATTTGCCAAAACCCGTTCTTGGGTCACCCTTCAAGAACTAGACAGCGACCATGCCTTAGTAAACGTTCTGCCAGAAATTTGGCAAGCCACTCGCGAATTTTGCCAGCGACAAGCCCCATCCCAGCCTAATATCTGTTAA
- a CDS encoding RRXRR domain-containing protein, translated as MELSSMQRISVLAPDNTPLMPTKRTRAEKWAEQGKAEWVKTNLRIKAVRLLAEPAGRNTQSIVVGVDPGKLYSGIAFQSAKATWFQVHLELPSPKVRERMDNRRVLRRWSRSRRINRKVPFNKLNHREKRFDNRRQKKVPPSIKASRELEFRVVKELSKLFPIVAIGYEKVRADVDLTSQRKGARSPKGFSPVMVGQAYAMERRGQIAPVYTRHGYAKDGNGTSQLRNALGLIKSKEKSEQTPPTHAVDGIALACGYLVQYRPFQQGRNHGPTWKGQVNITSAPFVVIKRPPISRRQRHLIVPGKNGLRRKYGGTVTWHGFRKGDLVVAEMAAGRVSVGYVSSDTARHGSVSDFNWKRIGQFTASKVQLLDRATAAFWSLAPRDCSSAGHRTPPPNVPIPPSPAARGRGGIGGF; from the coding sequence TTGGAATTATCTTCCATGCAACGAATCTCAGTTTTAGCGCCCGACAACACACCGCTTATGCCCACAAAGCGCACTCGCGCCGAGAAGTGGGCAGAGCAGGGGAAAGCTGAGTGGGTCAAAACCAATCTGCGAATCAAGGCAGTCCGTTTACTGGCAGAGCCAGCAGGGCGAAACACTCAATCCATCGTGGTTGGCGTTGACCCGGGGAAACTCTATTCAGGGATTGCGTTCCAATCTGCTAAAGCCACTTGGTTCCAGGTTCATTTGGAGCTGCCTTCTCCCAAGGTGAGGGAAAGGATGGACAATCGCCGGGTGCTGCGCCGTTGGAGTCGGAGTCGCCGCATCAACCGGAAGGTGCCGTTCAATAAGCTCAATCACCGCGAAAAGCGGTTTGATAACCGCAGGCAAAAGAAAGTACCTCCCAGCATCAAAGCCAGCCGAGAGCTTGAATTTCGGGTAGTCAAGGAACTGTCTAAACTGTTCCCTATTGTGGCTATCGGTTACGAGAAAGTTCGCGCCGACGTGGACTTAACCTCACAGCGAAAGGGTGCCCGTTCACCGAAAGGGTTCAGCCCGGTCATGGTAGGGCAAGCCTACGCCATGGAGCGGAGGGGCCAAATTGCGCCCGTCTACACCCGTCATGGATACGCCAAAGACGGCAACGGCACATCTCAGCTCCGAAATGCTCTGGGACTCATCAAGTCTAAGGAAAAATCAGAGCAGACTCCGCCAACCCACGCGGTTGACGGCATCGCCCTGGCCTGTGGCTACTTGGTTCAGTACCGTCCGTTCCAGCAGGGTCGAAATCACGGCCCCACCTGGAAGGGCCAGGTCAACATCACGTCGGCACCGTTCGTCGTGATTAAGCGTCCCCCCATTTCCCGCCGCCAACGCCACTTAATCGTTCCCGGCAAGAACGGCCTACGCCGTAAATATGGCGGAACCGTTACCTGGCATGGATTTCGGAAAGGGGATTTGGTCGTCGCTGAGATGGCAGCAGGCCGAGTGTCGGTGGGCTATGTAAGTAGCGACACGGCACGCCATGGATCGGTTTCTGATTTCAATTGGAAGCGAATTGGCCAATTCACTGCTTCCAAGGTTCAACTTCTCGATCGCGCAACGGCGGCATTCTGGTCGCTCGCCCCAAGAGATTGTTCGTCAGCGGGGCATCGAACCCCGCCGCCTAACGTTCCCATCCCTCCCTCACCTGCTGCGCGAGGTAGGGGAGGGATAGGAGGTTTCTGA
- the rpoD gene encoding RNA polymerase sigma factor RpoD, whose amino-acid sequence MNQTNNVLATIDRTEFESVEPLEQELQILENEAEEDPSSVSKETLEAAGNALLEGRTDLENEKSGKVASSRSEDGDKKKHYTEDSIRLYLQEIGRTRLLRADEEIELARQISDLLALERIREYMGAGLGRNPKHVEWAEVVRLQELGLEDKVNALLVAIAQLGQATLQNRLCLGVLAANSALDSLLAAAQETSLTLTKSWEDHIQTYTSKFRRRLHIGRRAKDKMVQSNLRLVVSIAKKYMNRGLSFQDLIQEGSLGLIRAAEKFDHEKGYKFSTYATWWIRQAITRAIADQSRTIRLPVHLYETISRIKKTTKLLSQEMGRKPTEEEIAMRMEMTIEKLRFIAKSAQLPISLETPIGKEEDSRLGDFIESDGETPEDEVSKDLLREDLECVLDTLSPRERDVLRLRYGLDDGRMKTLEEIGQTFNVTRERIRQIEAKALRKLRHPNRNSILKEYIR is encoded by the coding sequence ATGAACCAGACAAATAACGTACTCGCAACCATCGATCGGACTGAGTTTGAGTCAGTCGAACCTCTCGAACAAGAATTGCAAATCTTAGAGAACGAGGCAGAGGAAGACCCAAGTTCCGTATCCAAAGAAACCTTGGAAGCAGCTGGCAATGCTTTGTTAGAGGGTCGGACCGATCTCGAGAACGAAAAGTCTGGCAAAGTTGCTTCATCTCGCAGCGAGGATGGCGATAAGAAAAAACACTATACCGAAGATTCCATTCGCTTGTACCTACAAGAGATCGGTAGAACCCGACTGCTGCGGGCTGACGAGGAAATCGAACTGGCACGTCAGATTTCCGACTTGTTGGCTTTAGAACGCATTCGCGAATATATGGGCGCTGGTTTGGGGCGCAACCCCAAACATGTGGAATGGGCAGAGGTGGTTCGCCTGCAAGAGTTGGGATTGGAAGACAAGGTCAACGCCCTGTTGGTGGCGATCGCGCAGTTGGGTCAAGCCACCCTCCAAAACCGTCTCTGTTTGGGGGTTCTAGCGGCAAATTCTGCTTTAGATTCCCTGCTAGCAGCAGCGCAAGAAACCAGCCTGACCCTAACCAAAAGCTGGGAAGACCACATTCAAACCTATACCTCCAAATTCCGCCGGCGCTTGCATATCGGGCGGCGTGCCAAAGATAAAATGGTACAGTCCAACTTGCGTCTGGTGGTCTCCATTGCCAAAAAATACATGAATCGCGGTCTGTCTTTCCAAGACTTAATTCAAGAAGGCAGTTTGGGACTCATTCGTGCCGCCGAAAAATTCGACCACGAAAAAGGATATAAGTTTTCCACTTATGCAACTTGGTGGATTCGCCAGGCCATCACCCGAGCGATCGCCGATCAATCCCGCACCATTCGTCTGCCCGTTCACTTGTACGAAACCATTTCTCGTATCAAGAAAACCACCAAACTTCTTTCTCAAGAAATGGGGCGCAAGCCAACTGAGGAAGAAATTGCCATGCGCATGGAAATGACCATTGAGAAATTGCGCTTTATTGCCAAGTCGGCGCAGCTCCCCATTTCCCTAGAAACGCCCATTGGCAAAGAAGAAGATTCCCGGTTGGGAGACTTCATCGAATCCGACGGAGAAACCCCCGAAGACGAAGTCTCCAAAGATTTGCTGCGCGAAGATCTAGAATGCGTTCTCGATACCCTCAGCCCCCGGGAACGGGATGTCCTGCGCTTGCGCTATGGTTTGGACGATGGTCGCATGAAAACCCTAGAAGAAATCGGGCAAACCTTTAACGTCACCCGCGAGCGCATCCGCCAAATCGAAGCCAAGGCATTGCGCAAACTTCGCCATCCCAATCGCAACAGCATCTTAAAAGAGTACATCCGCTAG
- a CDS encoding L-threonylcarbamoyladenylate synthase: MTQVSFEALITGVNAGNLISFPTDTVPALAARPDRAESVYAAKQRSYEKPLVLMGATFNSLLPYVRGTEQEFQIWQAIAEKYLPGQLTLVLPASASVPPQMNPQNPTTIGLRVPDCQVAVDLLSATGPLATTSINRSGEPPLTSLEEIMQAFPQVLVPPTPLWKQAQGASKQPSTVVVWRQGSWEVLRQGAIAFAP; encoded by the coding sequence ATGACTCAGGTATCCTTTGAGGCTTTAATTACAGGTGTCAACGCCGGCAATTTGATTAGCTTTCCCACCGATACCGTACCGGCTTTGGCCGCTAGACCCGATCGCGCCGAGTCAGTTTACGCGGCCAAGCAACGCAGTTACGAGAAACCTTTGGTGTTGATGGGTGCCACTTTTAACAGTCTTCTGCCTTACGTTCGGGGAACCGAACAAGAATTTCAAATTTGGCAGGCGATCGCGGAAAAATATTTACCGGGGCAACTCACATTGGTATTACCGGCTTCGGCTTCCGTACCGCCGCAAATGAACCCACAAAACCCCACCACCATTGGTCTGCGAGTTCCTGACTGCCAGGTAGCGGTGGACCTGCTCAGCGCCACGGGCCCCCTGGCAACGACCAGCATCAACCGCAGCGGCGAACCACCTTTGACTTCATTAGAAGAAATTATGCAAGCCTTTCCCCAGGTTTTGGTGCCGCCGACGCCGCTTTGGAAGCAAGCTCAAGGTGCCAGCAAACAGCCTTCTACTGTGGTAGTCTGGCGCCAGGGTAGCTGGGAAGTGTTGCGCCAAGG
- a CDS encoding DUF4278 domain-containing protein, which translates to MKLTYRGISYDYEPPTLDMEEGQMGGKYRGQAWKLRYPRHMPTMEPKSSLKYRGVAYGTEATGKAVPVQDQPRQPKKTAANAPSVALLEDMAKLHHENICRRLEHRLQVARERGDEMLVKALEEEQKQMVCSSR; encoded by the coding sequence ATGAAACTCACCTATCGCGGTATCAGCTACGATTACGAACCTCCCACTTTAGACATGGAAGAAGGACAAATGGGAGGAAAATATAGAGGACAAGCTTGGAAACTCCGCTATCCCCGACATATGCCCACCATGGAACCGAAAAGCAGTCTCAAATATCGTGGGGTTGCTTACGGTACGGAGGCCACGGGGAAAGCTGTTCCCGTACAGGACCAACCCCGGCAACCGAAAAAAACAGCCGCCAACGCTCCTTCTGTTGCTTTGCTAGAAGATATGGCGAAGCTCCACCACGAAAACATCTGTCGCCGTTTGGAACATCGCCTGCAAGTAGCGCGGGAAAGAGGTGACGAAATGTTGGTGAAAGCCTTAGAAGAAGAACAAAAACAAATGGTCTGTTCTTCCCGCTAA